TTTGATGGTAACGGGAATACTGTTATAATACTGTTCAAAAGGAGGATTTGTTTCAACCATTATGAACATCCACAATATTACAGAAACTACTAAACATGTTATTTGAATTAATATCTTATCGTTTTTTATTTTCATTTCTGTTTCTCCATTTATCAATAATATTTACTTTATCATTGTCCACATAAATGCCTGATAAAAGGTATTCTAATTCTTCAATTTGAATATTTCTATACAGTCTTCCTTCCACAGCGTAGGAAATATAACCTGTTTCCTCAGACACTATCAAGGCTATGGAGTCAGATTTTTCCGTCATTCCTATAGCAGCTCTGTGCCTGGTTCCTATATCTTTTGAAAGAAGATTATTTTCTGTAAGCGGCAAAAAACATCCTGCGGCTCGTATAGTATAATCCTTTATAATTACAGCACCGTCATGAAGAGGAGTATTAGGTATAAATATATTAATTAACAATCCGCTTGATATAGTTGCATTAAGCCTTGTTCCGCTTTCTACTATGTCGTTAAGCCCTATCTTCTGTTCAAAAATTATGAGAGCCCCTATTTTTTGTCTGGCCAGTGAAGATGTGGCAGATACTATTTCTTTTATAACCTGTTCTGACGTCTGAGCATTTTTTTCTAAAGCCGAAAGTGTAAATGATGTTCTCCCTATATATTCCAACGCCTTTCTAATCTCCGGCTGGAACACAACGACCAGTGCTATTACTCCAACCTGAAATGTATGCTCCAATATATACTTGACCATGTAAAGATCGAATAGTTCCGATATAGGAATCAGAGCAACTAAAAGTACAATTCCCTTAACCAGCTGTTTTGCTCTCATATCACGTATCAACATATATCCATGATACAA
Above is a window of Sedimentibacter sp. MB35-C1 DNA encoding:
- the cdaA gene encoding diadenylate cyclase CdaA, which encodes MEYIKLIFSNIGFNSIVDIGLVYYVLYHGYMLIRDMRAKQLVKGIVLLVALIPISELFDLYMVKYILEHTFQVGVIALVVVFQPEIRKALEYIGRTSFTLSALEKNAQTSEQVIKEIVSATSSLARQKIGALIIFEQKIGLNDIVESGTRLNATISSGLLINIFIPNTPLHDGAVIIKDYTIRAAGCFLPLTENNLLSKDIGTRHRAAIGMTEKSDSIALIVSEETGYISYAVEGRLYRNIQIEELEYLLSGIYVDNDKVNIIDKWRNRNENKKR